A window of Cystobacter fuscus DSM 2262 genomic DNA:
CTGCGCCGCACGCGCTTCGCGTACTCGGATGGGGCCAATACGTACGCCACGCTGCCACTGGCCGCGGCGGTGGACTTGCTCGGCGCCGAGCGGGTGGAGCTCACGCCGGGCCGGCTGCGCCTCGGTGCCCGGGAGCTGCCCATCAACCTGGACGGCACGGCGGAGCTGGACTTCGGCGGCCCGTGGCAGGAGCGCTTCCAGGCGATCAGCGTCTACGCGGTGTTGGAGGACTGGGCACGCCGTCGGGAACATCGCGAGCGGGGCACGTCCTTCGTCCCCGTGCTCCCCGAGGGCACGTTCCGCGACAAGGTGATCGTCGTGGGCGGCCTGTCGGTGGGCACCAGCGACGTGAAGGCCACCCCCTTCCAGAGCGAGGCGCCCGGGCTCGTCAAGCAGGCGGTGGTGCTCGAGGCGCTGCTGTCCGGGGGCTTCATCACCCAGGCGCCCTTCGCGCTGTCGCTGCTGCTCACCTGCGCCGTGGCACTCCTGTCCGTGGCGCTGCTCACGCTCGCGCGCTCGCCTCTCCTGGAGATCGTCTGGCCGCTGGCGCTCTGCTTCGGTTTCTTCCTCTTCACCGGTGTGTTCCTCGAGCACGGACGGGTGCACGTGCTCAGCGCCATGCCCATCTACGCGGGCGTGTTCGCCTCCCTGGCGTCGGTGGCCGTCAACCACATGTTCGCCAACCGCGAGCGCGAGCGGCTGCGCCAGTCCTTCAACCGTTTCCTGGACAAGACGCTGGTGGATCAGCTCGTCGAGCAGCAGCGGCTGCCCTCGCTGGAAGGCGAGACGCGGGAAATCACCGCCTTCTTCTCCGACATCCGCGGCTTCTCCACCTTCAGCGAGCGCTTCAAGGACGATCCCCGGGCCCTGGTGGCGCTGCTCAACCGCTACCTCACCCGGGTGAGCTCGGTGCTCATGGCGCACGGGGCCTGCCTGGACAAGTACATCGGCGACGCGGTGGTGTGCCTCTTCGGCGCTCCCCTGGACATGGCCGACCACGCGGTGCGCGCCTGCCACGCGGCGCTCGCCGTGCGCGACGAGGTGGACGCCCTGCGCGCCGAGCTGCGCCAGGAGGGCCTGCCCGACGTCTACACCCGCATGGGCCTCAACTCCGCGGAGATGTTCGTGGGCAACTTCGGCAGCGAGCACCTGCTGGACTACACCGCCATCGGCGATGGGATGAACCTGGCCGCCCGGCTGGAGGGCGCCAACAAGGCGTACGACACGGTCATCCTCATCGGCCCGCGCACCTACGCCCTGGCGCGCGAGCACATCGAGGCGCGCGAGCTGGATTGGGTGCGGGTGGCGGGCAAGGTGGAGGTGGTCACCCTTTACGAACTGCTCGCGCGCAAGGGCGCGCTGCCCGCCGCCCGGCGAGCCACCGTGGAGCGCTACGCCGAGGCGCTCGCGCTCTACCGTGCCGCCTGCTTCGAGCAGGCGGTGCGCGTGCTGGAGGCGGCGCTCGCGGCGGACCCGGAGGACGGCCCCAGCCGGGCGCTCCTCGCGCGCTGCGCGCACCATGTGTTCCATCCCCCTGCCATGCCCTTCGAGGGCGTGACGAACCTGGAGAAGTGACGTGAGGCCCCAACGACCCTCCTTCTGGCTGGCCCTCGTGGGCCTGTCCCTCGGCGGCCCGGCCCTGGCCGGCGAGCCCGTCCGCACGCTGTACGTCAAGGCGAAGAACACCCACCTGAAGGACTCGGGCAGCCCCACCGCGGACACTCTCCGGGTGCTGCAACCGGGCCATCCGGTGAGCTACCTCGGACGCGAGGGCACCTCCTCCTGGCACCGCGTGTCGGTGGCGGCCGACAAGGGAGCGCTCGAGGGCTTCATCTACCAGGCCAACCTCTCCGCCTCGCCCCCCGCGCTGGAGGTCCTCAGCAAGGATCCGCAGAAGCCCCTGTCTCCCGAGGCCTTCGCTTCCTCGGGCGCGGCCATCAAGGCGATCGGCCCCGGCACCATCGAGTTCGGCAAGACGCTGGAGCACTCCGAGAGCGTCCAGCAGCTCATCCACCTGTCGGAGCTGGCCAGCCAGGTGCAGGACGCCGAGGTGGCCGCGTACGCCCGCGCGGCCGGGCTGCCCGAGGTGGTGGGCTCGGGCCAGGTGACTGCGCCGCGGCCGGCCAAGACCCAGAACAAGAAGCGCAAGGGGAAGAAGTGATGCGCCGCCACCTGATGCTCGTCGCCGTCTGTCTGCCGCTGTGCGGCTTCGGCTCCTGCTCCCGATTCATCCAGGCGGACCAGCAGGCCAGGCTCCGCGCGAGCGAGATGCGCCAGGAGTGCGTGGCCCTGCGCGAGCGGGTCATCACCTTCGAGGAGGAGCGCTCGTTTGG
This region includes:
- a CDS encoding adenylate/guanylate cyclase domain-containing protein — translated: MRPPLSRVHALRLRNRWKFILLVTALATAGAALCQRHGWLRIHDAELAAYDQGLTFFTRGHERSRDVLIVGIDDRTLQGIRDNARYVRNYGVYPYSRNLWARVFEHLMDEGARAIVFDGVMDERGTDESNDLALVQVLEERGIPLTLGFSVNAGQPPLPRVEPVNRFPRPPAREGPSPSLPVAEPAADPFAEPQEPPPLASEDVARALALAVEHPGLGLPPLVQKPGGSGPRLVLHPVPPLPMLVPTVPGFGLVMMEEDADGKLRRTRFAYSDGANTYATLPLAAAVDLLGAERVELTPGRLRLGARELPINLDGTAELDFGGPWQERFQAISVYAVLEDWARRREHRERGTSFVPVLPEGTFRDKVIVVGGLSVGTSDVKATPFQSEAPGLVKQAVVLEALLSGGFITQAPFALSLLLTCAVALLSVALLTLARSPLLEIVWPLALCFGFFLFTGVFLEHGRVHVLSAMPIYAGVFASLASVAVNHMFANRERERLRQSFNRFLDKTLVDQLVEQQRLPSLEGETREITAFFSDIRGFSTFSERFKDDPRALVALLNRYLTRVSSVLMAHGACLDKYIGDAVVCLFGAPLDMADHAVRACHAALAVRDEVDALRAELRQEGLPDVYTRMGLNSAEMFVGNFGSEHLLDYTAIGDGMNLAARLEGANKAYDTVILIGPRTYALAREHIEARELDWVRVAGKVEVVTLYELLARKGALPAARRATVERYAEALALYRAACFEQAVRVLEAALAADPEDGPSRALLARCAHHVFHPPAMPFEGVTNLEK